A section of the Marinimicrobium koreense genome encodes:
- a CDS encoding CHASE domain-containing protein — MSQPPGKRSPLILPALIFLLVIGVVEGVIFAYKGKLYSEQRLQALTFAADLRSNAERELNNVLYLTRGLSSYFSVRHDSLEREEILSILRVAYQTSPLIRNFGVAVDYKLTYVYPEEGNQAAIGLDYRELESQWPDVKRAVEQRRPILSEGVKLLQGGEAFVYRDPIYIDDAYWGLLSTVIDAEPLLEAMFAVMEGDSRHRFSVRANRRNQPPVYLWGESTLFSQDETVRLTSGRDWEFVVQTRTGDTHWLPVFILRIFGWVLALVAALGTYSAVLHRRQRMTRGARGPESAFE, encoded by the coding sequence TTGAGTCAACCGCCTGGGAAACGCTCGCCCCTGATTCTGCCCGCACTGATTTTCCTGTTGGTGATCGGAGTGGTTGAGGGGGTCATCTTTGCCTATAAGGGGAAACTCTATAGCGAACAGCGGCTGCAGGCGCTGACGTTCGCGGCCGATCTTCGCTCTAACGCCGAACGGGAACTGAACAACGTGCTGTATCTGACGCGGGGCTTAAGCAGCTACTTTTCCGTGCGGCACGATTCCCTGGAGCGGGAAGAAATTCTCAGCATTCTGCGCGTCGCCTATCAGACCAGCCCCCTGATCCGCAATTTTGGGGTGGCGGTCGACTATAAACTGACCTACGTCTATCCAGAAGAGGGCAACCAGGCCGCCATTGGTCTGGATTACCGCGAGCTGGAATCGCAGTGGCCGGATGTAAAGCGTGCGGTAGAGCAACGTCGGCCCATCTTGTCTGAAGGGGTCAAACTGCTGCAGGGAGGTGAGGCGTTTGTGTACCGCGATCCGATTTACATCGATGATGCTTACTGGGGGCTGCTCTCGACCGTGATTGACGCTGAGCCCCTGCTGGAGGCCATGTTCGCGGTCATGGAAGGTGACAGTCGGCACCGTTTTTCGGTGCGGGCGAACCGGCGAAATCAGCCGCCCGTTTACCTCTGGGGCGAATCGACGCTGTTCAGCCAGGATGAGACAGTACGACTGACTTCCGGGCGGGACTGGGAGTTTGTGGTTCAGACCCGTACGGGCGATACTCACTGGTTGCCAGTATTTATTTTGCGGATATTCGGTTGGGTGCTGGCGCTGGTGGCGGCGCTGGGAACCTACTCCGCGGTGCTGCATCGACGTCAGCGAATGACCCGGGGCGCCCGAGGTCCGGAGTCAGCGTTCGAGTAA
- a CDS encoding CaiB/BaiF CoA transferase family protein — protein MTKATPHRPLEGIRVIELGQLIAGPFAGCMLAYFGAEVIKIEPPGKGDALRGWRVVEDGTSLWWRSLGRNKKSVTLDLKQDKGREIARQLIDSADVLIENFRPGVMEDWRLGPDVIKQSNPALVYCRISGFGQTGPYAKKPGFASVCEGMSGFRYVNGHPDQAPVRPNLSIGDTIAGLHAALGITLALFERERQPGGEGQVVDVALYEAMFNLMEAVVPEYDGAGIIREPSGTTVTGIVPTNTYRCKDGKYVVIGGNGDSIFQRLMRAADRPDMADDPRMATNAGRVECVEAIDGALSDWCGSLESSEVLAKLEAARVPSGPIYNVADMMADPHFQARGLFEQVEINGKPLKIPAMMPRLESTPGGTNWPGPEVGQHTDGVLQEALGLSAEDLSHLREQGIV, from the coding sequence ATGACAAAAGCCACCCCCCACCGTCCCCTCGAAGGCATCCGCGTCATCGAACTGGGCCAACTCATTGCCGGTCCCTTCGCCGGCTGCATGCTCGCCTACTTCGGGGCCGAGGTCATCAAAATCGAACCGCCGGGCAAAGGCGACGCCCTGCGCGGCTGGCGCGTGGTGGAAGACGGCACCTCCCTGTGGTGGCGCAGCCTGGGCCGCAACAAAAAAAGCGTCACCCTCGACCTCAAACAGGACAAAGGCCGCGAGATCGCCCGGCAACTGATCGACAGTGCCGACGTCCTGATCGAAAACTTCCGCCCCGGCGTCATGGAAGATTGGCGCCTCGGCCCCGACGTCATCAAGCAGAGCAACCCGGCACTGGTCTACTGCCGCATTTCCGGCTTCGGCCAGACCGGCCCCTACGCCAAAAAGCCGGGCTTCGCCTCGGTCTGTGAAGGCATGAGCGGCTTCCGCTACGTTAACGGCCACCCGGATCAGGCCCCGGTGCGGCCCAACCTGAGCATTGGTGATACCATCGCCGGCCTGCACGCCGCCCTGGGCATTACCCTGGCGTTGTTCGAACGCGAGCGGCAGCCGGGCGGAGAGGGGCAGGTGGTGGATGTCGCCCTGTATGAGGCCATGTTCAACCTGATGGAAGCAGTGGTGCCGGAATACGACGGCGCTGGCATCATCCGCGAGCCCTCGGGCACCACCGTTACCGGCATCGTGCCCACCAACACCTACCGGTGCAAAGACGGCAAATACGTGGTGATCGGCGGCAACGGCGATTCCATTTTTCAGCGCCTGATGCGCGCGGCGGACCGGCCGGACATGGCGGACGACCCGCGCATGGCCACCAACGCCGGGCGGGTCGAATGCGTGGAAGCCATCGACGGTGCTCTGTCCGACTGGTGTGGCTCCCTCGAGTCCTCAGAGGTTCTGGCCAAACTCGAAGCGGCGCGGGTGCCCTCGGGCCCGATCTACAATGTCGCGGATATGATGGCCGATCCGCACTTTCAGGCGCGGGGCCTGTTCGAGCAGGTGGAAATCAATGGCAAGCCGCTGAAAATCCCGGCCATGATGCCGCGCCTGGAGAGTACCCCCGGCGGCACCAACTGGCCTGGCCCCGAGGTGGGGCAACACACCGATGGTGTCTTGCAGGAAGCGCTGGGCCTGAGCGCCGAGGACTTGAGTCATTTGCGCGAACAGGGCATTGTGTAG
- a CDS encoding SulP family inorganic anion transporter, which translates to MLANIRQDWFSNFKGDSLAGIVVALALIPEAIAFSIIAGVDPKVGLYASFCIAVVTAFVGGRPGMISAATGAMALLMVTLVKEHGLEYLLAATLLTGVFQIIAGMLKLGALMRFVSRSVVTGFVNALAILIFLAQLPEITGQNATLPVYIMLAAGLGIIYLFPLLTKAVPSPLVCIIVLTGIAMYLGMDIRTVGDMGELPDSLPVFLWPDVPLTFETLQIIFPYSITLAVVGLLESMMTATIVDDLTDTPSNKNRECIGQGTANIGSGLLGGMAGCAMIGQSVINVKSGGRTRLSTLTAGVVLLILVVFLDEWVAAIPMAALVAVMIMVSIGTFSWSSVKNLKDNPKSSSIVMVSTVVVVVATHNLALGVLVGVLLSALFFARKVGDILYIGSSLSDDGEHRTYHVVGQVFFTSAEQFIDGFDFKEAIEKVTIDLHRAHFWDITAISSLDKVVLKFRREGTDVELIGLNEASATLVDRFAVHDKPDAVERLMGH; encoded by the coding sequence ATGCTCGCAAACATTCGACAGGATTGGTTCTCGAATTTCAAAGGCGACAGCCTCGCCGGCATTGTGGTGGCGCTGGCGCTGATTCCCGAAGCCATCGCCTTCTCTATCATTGCCGGAGTCGACCCCAAGGTCGGCCTCTACGCCTCTTTCTGCATTGCCGTGGTCACCGCGTTTGTGGGTGGCCGCCCGGGCATGATTTCCGCCGCCACTGGCGCCATGGCGCTGCTGATGGTCACGCTGGTGAAAGAGCATGGGCTGGAATACCTCCTCGCCGCCACCTTGCTGACCGGGGTCTTTCAGATTATTGCCGGAATGTTAAAGCTGGGGGCACTGATGCGGTTTGTTTCCCGCTCGGTGGTGACCGGGTTTGTGAATGCCCTGGCAATTCTGATTTTCCTGGCTCAGCTGCCGGAAATCACCGGGCAAAATGCCACCCTGCCGGTGTATATCATGCTTGCGGCGGGCCTCGGTATCATCTATCTGTTTCCGCTGCTGACCAAAGCCGTTCCCTCCCCGCTGGTGTGCATCATTGTCCTGACCGGTATCGCCATGTACCTCGGTATGGACATCCGCACCGTGGGCGATATGGGCGAGCTGCCGGACAGCCTGCCGGTATTCCTGTGGCCCGACGTACCGCTGACCTTTGAAACCCTGCAGATCATTTTCCCGTACTCAATCACCCTGGCGGTGGTCGGCCTGTTGGAGTCCATGATGACCGCCACCATCGTGGATGACCTGACCGACACCCCGAGTAACAAGAACCGGGAGTGCATTGGCCAGGGTACCGCCAATATCGGCTCGGGCCTGCTCGGTGGTATGGCCGGTTGTGCCATGATCGGCCAGTCGGTGATCAACGTGAAATCCGGCGGTCGCACCCGTCTTTCGACCTTGACCGCCGGGGTCGTGCTGCTGATTCTGGTGGTCTTTCTGGACGAGTGGGTCGCTGCAATCCCCATGGCCGCTCTGGTGGCGGTGATGATCATGGTGTCGATTGGTACCTTCAGCTGGTCTTCGGTCAAGAACCTCAAAGACAACCCCAAGAGCTCCAGCATCGTCATGGTCAGCACGGTGGTTGTGGTGGTCGCCACCCACAACCTGGCGCTCGGTGTGCTGGTGGGCGTGCTGTTGAGCGCGCTGTTCTTCGCTCGCAAAGTGGGCGATATTCTGTACATCGGCTCCAGCCTCTCGGACGACGGCGAGCATCGTACCTACCATGTGGTCGGGCAGGTATTCTTCACCTCCGCCGAGCAATTTATTGACGGGTTCGATTTCAAAGAGGCGATTGAAAAGGTTACCATCGATCTGCACCGCGCCCACTTCTGGGACATTACGGCGATCAGTTCCCTCGATAAAGTGGTGCTGAAGTTCCGCCGCGAAGGGACCGATGTGGAGTTGATTGGCCTGAACGAGGCCAGCGCGACACTGGTGGACCGCTTCGCCGTGCACGACAAGCCGGACGCTGTTGAACGCCTGATGGGCCACTAA
- a CDS encoding VanZ family protein, which translates to MTVPAWWRPLCRWQFVLLLAIYSYFGLTTASGPHIPQYNDKLMHFLGYGVAGWSITVALPGWPVWQRLLVLVAYSTGIEVIQHFLPPRTFSLGDILANIGGALLGLGSAELARRLAPNLSRTLLER; encoded by the coding sequence ATGACCGTTCCGGCGTGGTGGCGGCCGCTGTGCCGGTGGCAGTTCGTCCTGCTACTGGCGATTTACAGCTACTTTGGGCTCACCACCGCTTCCGGCCCCCATATTCCGCAATACAACGACAAGCTGATGCATTTTCTCGGCTATGGCGTTGCCGGCTGGTCAATCACCGTTGCCTTGCCGGGCTGGCCGGTGTGGCAGCGTCTTCTGGTGTTGGTGGCGTACTCGACGGGCATTGAAGTGATCCAGCATTTCTTGCCGCCGCGCACCTTCAGCCTCGGCGATATTCTGGCGAATATCGGCGGCGCCCTCTTGGGTCTCGGGTCGGCCGAGCTGGCTCGCCGGCTTGCACCCAACCTCAGCCGAACGTTACTCGAACGCTGA
- the tadA gene encoding tRNA adenosine(34) deaminase TadA: protein MGGTVTTDDQNKRDEYWMQRALALAEQGAQQGEVPVGAVLVRHDDVLGEGFNQPIGAKDPTAHAEVVALRQAAAGEQNYRLPDTTLYVTLEPCTMCIGALIHARVARLVYGTTEPKAGVVESRNQLAQTDYYNHWLEVQGGVLADACQQQLTDFFRQRRAEAKARKQAQSPS from the coding sequence GTGGGCGGGACAGTAACGACGGACGATCAGAACAAACGGGACGAATACTGGATGCAGCGGGCCCTGGCACTGGCCGAGCAGGGCGCCCAACAGGGCGAAGTGCCGGTGGGCGCCGTGCTGGTGCGCCACGATGATGTGCTGGGCGAAGGCTTCAATCAACCCATCGGCGCGAAGGACCCCACGGCCCACGCCGAAGTAGTGGCGCTGCGTCAGGCCGCCGCAGGGGAGCAGAACTACCGTCTGCCGGACACCACCCTGTATGTGACCCTGGAGCCCTGCACCATGTGCATCGGCGCGCTCATTCACGCCCGCGTGGCGCGACTGGTCTACGGCACCACCGAACCCAAAGCCGGCGTGGTGGAAAGCCGCAATCAACTGGCACAGACGGACTACTACAATCACTGGCTGGAAGTGCAGGGCGGCGTACTCGCCGACGCCTGCCAGCAGCAACTGACCGACTTTTTCCGCCAGCGCCGGGCCGAGGCCAAGGCGCGCAAGCAGGCCCAATCCCCCTCATGA
- a CDS encoding restriction endonuclease — protein sequence MSYESQVFKIPRESEDYEECSTFVTNTVEEIIKNAIESGQNKIFINTNLKLGLPMENINKIAGPFVEAWASETFQLIADDKSNKYSLMNVEAVERLHMADVILQFKRQRKVESGVTAEVDVKATAEDIDNSGKSPNITSFARIRTAYVEDPDYIFIILSLKHRVYSTRNQESGLMDGIMEVVKYNAYDLKYISSRDLNYNPALGTGQIQVRDIHYVDIEKRNTWEFCQLLDKKYLQSSRRTFEQWLSLAETKGWIKKDD from the coding sequence ATGAGCTACGAAAGTCAAGTATTCAAAATTCCTCGAGAATCAGAAGACTATGAGGAATGTTCAACCTTCGTCACGAATACCGTAGAGGAGATTATTAAGAATGCTATTGAGAGTGGGCAGAATAAAATATTCATCAATACAAACCTGAAGCTCGGGTTGCCAATGGAGAATATCAACAAAATTGCTGGGCCATTTGTTGAGGCATGGGCATCAGAAACGTTTCAGTTAATTGCGGATGACAAGTCCAACAAATATTCATTGATGAATGTAGAGGCCGTTGAAAGGCTTCATATGGCCGATGTTATTCTTCAATTTAAACGACAACGTAAAGTCGAGAGTGGAGTAACTGCAGAGGTGGATGTTAAGGCGACTGCGGAAGACATTGACAACAGCGGAAAGTCTCCAAACATCACTTCGTTTGCACGAATTAGAACAGCATATGTAGAAGATCCAGACTACATTTTTATCATTTTGTCTTTGAAGCATAGGGTTTACTCCACTCGAAACCAAGAATCCGGGCTTATGGATGGAATAATGGAGGTTGTCAAATACAACGCCTATGATTTGAAGTACATATCTTCAAGGGATTTAAATTACAATCCTGCATTAGGTACGGGGCAGATACAAGTGCGAGACATTCACTATGTGGATATAGAAAAGCGGAATACATGGGAGTTCTGCCAGCTTCTGGACAAGAAATACTTACAGTCAAGTAGACGTACTTTTGAACAATGGCTGAGTCTTGCGGAAACTAAGGGCTGGATTAAGAAAGATGACTGA
- a CDS encoding universal stress protein — protein MHNKVIACIDDSQYAESVCDYAAWSAQRMDAPLSLVHVLDEPTQGRKQNLSGSIGFGSQEALLEELASLDEQRSKVAMEHGRLMLKAARERVEQNGVPEVETRQRHGELVSALAELETETRMLVVGKRGADTASAHGHIGSHLEQIIRTLHRPILIAQQSFEPPKAIMFAFDGSATTRKGVDMVAASPLFKGIPIHLVTVGADVDSNREQLDWAKNKLTEAGFETEATIIAGDPETVLEEYQHTHNIDLLIMGAYGHSRIRQLIVGSTTTHMISKTRISLMVLR, from the coding sequence ATGCACAACAAAGTGATTGCCTGTATCGATGACTCTCAATACGCCGAATCCGTCTGTGATTACGCGGCCTGGTCCGCCCAGCGCATGGATGCACCGCTGAGCCTGGTGCACGTGCTGGACGAACCCACTCAGGGCAGAAAACAGAACCTGAGCGGCAGCATCGGCTTTGGCTCTCAGGAGGCGCTGCTGGAAGAGCTCGCCAGCCTGGACGAGCAACGCTCCAAAGTGGCCATGGAACACGGCCGACTGATGCTCAAGGCCGCCCGTGAACGGGTGGAGCAGAACGGTGTACCCGAGGTGGAAACCCGCCAGCGTCACGGCGAGCTGGTCAGCGCTCTGGCCGAGCTGGAAACCGAAACCCGAATGCTGGTGGTGGGCAAGCGCGGTGCGGACACCGCCTCGGCCCACGGGCATATCGGCAGTCACCTGGAACAGATCATCCGCACCCTGCACCGGCCGATTCTCATTGCCCAACAGAGTTTTGAGCCGCCCAAGGCGATCATGTTCGCCTTTGACGGCAGTGCCACCACCCGCAAGGGCGTGGACATGGTAGCCGCCAGCCCATTGTTCAAAGGCATTCCGATTCACCTGGTCACGGTCGGTGCCGACGTCGACAGCAACCGCGAACAGTTGGACTGGGCCAAGAACAAACTGACCGAAGCGGGTTTTGAAACCGAGGCCACCATTATTGCCGGTGACCCGGAAACCGTTCTGGAAGAGTATCAGCACACCCACAATATCGATCTGCTGATCATGGGCGCCTACGGCCATTCGCGTATTCGCCAGTTGATCGTGGGTAGCACCACCACTCACATGATCAGCAAAACCCGCATTTCACTGATGGTGCTGCGCTGA
- the pdxH gene encoding pyridoxamine 5'-phosphate oxidase, which yields MGLDLQSLRREYLRGGLNLEDLSANPIDQFEVWMEQAVKAEIPDPTAMVLASASPDGQPSQRIVLLKGLDADGFVFYTNRTSRKGRELAANPKVSLHFPWHTLERQVDVCGIAESLSAEESERYFHSRPRESQLSAWASHQSRAVDSRETLMAHVRELEQRFKGQDIPLPEFWGGYRVRPHQMEFWQGGAHRLHDRFEYNLQPDGNWTIDRLEP from the coding sequence ATGGGTCTTGATTTGCAGAGTCTGCGCCGGGAGTACTTGCGCGGAGGTTTGAACCTGGAAGATTTGAGTGCCAACCCCATAGACCAGTTTGAAGTCTGGATGGAGCAGGCGGTGAAGGCAGAGATTCCCGACCCCACCGCCATGGTACTCGCCTCCGCCTCCCCGGACGGGCAGCCCTCCCAACGTATTGTGCTGCTCAAGGGGCTGGATGCCGACGGCTTCGTGTTCTACACCAACCGCACCAGTCGCAAGGGGCGAGAACTGGCCGCCAACCCCAAAGTCAGCCTGCACTTTCCCTGGCATACCCTGGAGCGCCAGGTGGATGTCTGTGGTATCGCCGAATCGCTGTCGGCGGAGGAGTCCGAGCGTTATTTTCATTCCCGCCCCCGGGAAAGCCAACTGTCCGCCTGGGCGTCCCATCAGAGTCGCGCGGTCGATTCCCGCGAGACACTGATGGCCCACGTTCGGGAACTGGAACAGCGTTTTAAGGGGCAGGACATCCCGCTGCCGGAGTTCTGGGGCGGTTACCGGGTTCGCCCCCACCAGATGGAATTCTGGCAGGGCGGAGCCCACCGCCTGCACGACCGGTTTGAGTACAACCTGCAGCCCGATGGCAACTGGACCATCGACCGGCTGGAGCCGTAG
- a CDS encoding DUF1653 domain-containing protein — translation MNKTEERPDEPLKPGRYRHYKGKDYQVLEVATHSETGEAMVVYRCLYGDYSLWVRPLSMFNESVEVAGETVPRFAYVEPMEKDHLWAGQ, via the coding sequence ATGAACAAAACCGAAGAACGACCCGACGAGCCGCTCAAACCCGGCCGCTATCGCCACTACAAAGGCAAGGACTACCAGGTACTCGAAGTGGCCACCCACAGCGAAACCGGGGAGGCCATGGTGGTTTATCGCTGCCTCTACGGCGACTACAGCCTCTGGGTCCGACCGCTGTCCATGTTTAACGAATCGGTGGAAGTCGCGGGGGAAACCGTACCGCGTTTTGCCTATGTCGAACCCATGGAGAAGGATCACCTGTGGGCGGGACAGTAA
- a CDS encoding NAD(P)H-quinone oxidoreductase: protein MPSVTPMRYVHYDAPGKPSVLTLAEGPAPEPRPDEVLIQVAAAGVNRPDVLQRQGLYPPPDDASPVLGLEVSGTVVAVGEGVQRWQLGDRVCALVNGGGYAEYAVAPADQCLPVPDGVALEDAAALPETLFTVWHNLWQRAGIQPGETLLVHGGASGIGTTAIQLAKALDQRVIVTAGSPEKCEACLALGADRAINYREEDFVTEVKAFTDGQGADVILDMVGGDYVQRNIKAAAKEGRIVNIAFLNGSKVEVDLMPLMLKRLTLTGSTLRAQSAEVKAGIARELEQRVWPLIALGRVRPLINHRFAISDTQKAHELMESNTLIGKAIINL, encoded by the coding sequence ATGCCCAGTGTTACCCCCATGCGTTACGTACACTACGATGCCCCTGGCAAGCCCTCGGTCTTGACCCTGGCCGAGGGCCCCGCGCCGGAGCCACGCCCCGATGAGGTGCTGATTCAGGTGGCCGCCGCCGGGGTTAACCGCCCGGACGTACTGCAGCGGCAGGGACTCTACCCACCGCCGGACGATGCCTCCCCGGTGCTCGGCCTGGAAGTCTCGGGAACGGTCGTTGCCGTTGGCGAGGGCGTTCAGCGTTGGCAGTTGGGCGACCGGGTCTGTGCCCTGGTCAACGGTGGCGGCTACGCCGAATACGCCGTCGCCCCGGCCGACCAATGCCTGCCGGTACCCGACGGTGTAGCCCTTGAGGATGCCGCCGCGCTGCCGGAAACCCTGTTCACCGTCTGGCACAACCTGTGGCAGCGGGCCGGAATCCAGCCGGGCGAAACCCTGCTGGTTCACGGCGGCGCCAGTGGTATTGGCACCACCGCCATCCAGTTGGCCAAGGCGCTGGATCAGCGGGTCATCGTGACCGCCGGCAGCCCGGAAAAGTGCGAGGCCTGTCTGGCACTCGGAGCCGACCGGGCGATCAACTACCGCGAAGAGGATTTTGTCACCGAAGTCAAAGCCTTCACCGACGGGCAGGGCGCCGATGTAATTCTGGATATGGTCGGCGGTGACTACGTCCAACGCAACATCAAAGCGGCTGCCAAAGAAGGGCGCATCGTCAATATCGCGTTTCTGAACGGCAGTAAAGTCGAGGTAGACTTGATGCCGCTCATGCTCAAGCGGCTGACCCTGACCGGTTCGACACTCAGAGCCCAGAGCGCCGAAGTAAAAGCCGGCATCGCCCGCGAACTGGAACAACGCGTCTGGCCGCTGATCGCCCTCGGACGTGTGAGGCCTTTGATCAATCACCGTTTCGCAATAAGTGACACCCAAAAAGCCCACGAGCTAATGGAATCCAACACCCTGATCGGCAAAGCCATTATCAACCTATGA
- a CDS encoding NAD(P)/FAD-dependent oxidoreductase: MKYYDCVIIGGGAAGLMCAATAGFRGRSVAVLDHANKVGKKILMSGGGRCNFTNYDVSPENFISDNPHFCISALRRYTPYDFLALVQRYDLQYHEKALGQLFCDHKSKDILDILLAECDQAGVSIQTRCTIESIEQTDKGFTLATTNGGVQCESLVVATGGLSIPTMGATGFGYQIAKQFGLPVTEREAALVPFTLSGQWLEIARSLSGVSLPVTVECGEQRFAEALLFTHRGLSGPAILQISNYWHRQEAITIDFLPGESLADLLNQWRSDGQKTTLKNRLSRHLPKRFVETWLELPSFPSGLQDKPLAEWSRADMDALCEGFHRWQIVPPGTEGYRTAEVTRGGVDTQAVSSKTFEARAVPGLYFIGEVLDVTGWLGGYNFQWAWASGHCAGQVI; the protein is encoded by the coding sequence ATGAAATACTACGACTGCGTGATTATCGGCGGAGGCGCCGCCGGGCTGATGTGCGCCGCCACCGCCGGTTTTCGTGGGCGAAGCGTGGCGGTGCTGGACCACGCTAACAAAGTGGGCAAAAAAATTCTGATGTCCGGTGGTGGCCGCTGTAATTTCACCAACTACGACGTCTCGCCCGAAAACTTTATTTCCGACAACCCCCACTTCTGTATCTCCGCCCTGCGCCGGTACACCCCCTATGACTTTCTGGCGCTGGTGCAGCGGTACGATCTCCAGTACCACGAGAAAGCCCTGGGCCAGTTGTTTTGCGATCACAAATCCAAAGATATTCTCGACATCCTGTTGGCCGAGTGCGACCAAGCCGGCGTGAGCATCCAGACCCGCTGCACCATTGAGTCCATCGAACAAACCGACAAGGGTTTCACTTTGGCCACCACCAACGGCGGTGTGCAGTGCGAATCCCTGGTGGTGGCGACCGGTGGACTGTCCATTCCCACCATGGGCGCCACCGGCTTCGGCTACCAGATCGCCAAACAGTTCGGCCTGCCGGTCACCGAACGCGAAGCCGCACTGGTGCCCTTCACCTTGAGCGGCCAGTGGCTGGAGATTGCCCGCTCGCTCTCAGGCGTGTCACTGCCAGTGACGGTCGAGTGCGGTGAGCAGCGCTTTGCCGAAGCGCTGCTGTTCACCCACCGGGGCCTGAGTGGCCCGGCCATCTTGCAAATTTCCAACTACTGGCATCGTCAGGAAGCCATCACCATCGACTTTCTGCCCGGCGAATCCCTCGCGGATTTACTGAACCAATGGCGCTCCGACGGCCAGAAAACCACCCTGAAAAATCGCCTGTCCCGCCATCTACCCAAGCGCTTTGTGGAAACCTGGCTGGAACTGCCGAGTTTTCCGAGCGGCCTACAGGACAAACCCCTGGCCGAATGGAGCCGCGCCGACATGGACGCCCTGTGCGAAGGCTTCCACCGCTGGCAGATCGTCCCCCCGGGCACCGAAGGCTACCGTACCGCCGAAGTCACCCGCGGCGGGGTGGACACCCAGGCGGTATCCTCCAAGACCTTTGAGGCAAGAGCGGTACCGGGGCTGTACTTTATCGGTGAAGTGCTCGACGTGACCGGATGGTTGGGGGGCTATAACTTCCAATGGGCCTGGGCTAGTGGGCACTGTGCCGGACAGGTGATTTGA
- the mobA gene encoding molybdenum cofactor guanylyltransferase MobA, with product MNDRPQIPGIILAGGLARRMGGGDKCLLPLGGQTLLQRAIAKARPQVTELLLNANGNHLRFTRSGLTVLSDEYPNFPGPLAGIHAGLQWLENHRPDHQWMASFASDTPFFPDNLVSELYQRALETEASLILARSGEQTHPIFGLWHRSLLPAVRDALRSDQTPRLQDWAREQKAESVTFEQTGYDPFFNINRPQDLYDAEALLPLTDRAR from the coding sequence ATGAACGACAGACCCCAGATTCCGGGCATTATCCTTGCCGGAGGACTCGCCCGCCGCATGGGCGGCGGCGATAAGTGCCTGCTGCCGCTGGGCGGCCAGACCCTGCTCCAGCGGGCGATTGCCAAAGCCAGGCCCCAGGTCACCGAGCTGCTGCTCAACGCCAACGGTAACCATCTGAGGTTTACCCGCAGCGGGCTGACGGTGCTGTCCGACGAGTATCCCAACTTCCCCGGCCCTCTGGCGGGCATTCACGCCGGTTTGCAGTGGCTGGAAAACCATCGCCCCGACCATCAATGGATGGCCAGTTTTGCCAGTGACACGCCGTTTTTCCCCGACAACCTGGTCAGTGAACTGTACCAGCGCGCTCTGGAGACAGAGGCATCTCTGATCCTGGCTCGCTCCGGCGAGCAGACTCACCCGATTTTCGGGTTGTGGCACCGCTCTCTGCTGCCGGCCGTGCGCGATGCGCTGCGGTCGGACCAGACGCCACGACTACAAGACTGGGCACGGGAGCAGAAGGCCGAATCGGTGACCTTTGAGCAGACCGGCTATGACCCGTTTTTCAACATCAATCGCCCTCAGGATCTGTACGATGCCGAGGCGCTACTGCCGCTGACCGACCGCGCCCGCTAG